The Sulfurimonas sp. HSL-1716 sequence GGAGTTTTTCGAAGTGTTTTTAAACCTCGTGACGCTCAACAGACGTAAAAAGTTCGATTCCGCGCATACGGACAGTTTTAATTCCGTCTACTTTCTCATCTTCCACCTGCTTTTGGTGTGGATGCTCTTTACAGGACTGCAGCTGTACGTCTCGGGGCTTGAATCGGGGATAAGCTCGATAGGGAACTGGTGGCCGTGGATGCTGCATCTGACGACCGACTGGACGCTCGTCGTGACGGGAGGGACGATCATGGATGTCCGTATCGCGCATCACTACAGCATGTGGTATATCGTCGCGTGGGTGATGTTTCATATCTATTATCAGATATGGCGCACCGTATTCTGGAAAGAGGGCGATATCGCCATTGTGTTTGGCGGCAGCAAATTCGTCAAAGAGAACTAATATGACACGGCAGAAGAGGAAGTGCTCTTCCTCTTTGCTAAAAGGAATCAAATGGCATTCGTGCTGGAATTAAAGACAAGCTCTTCTCAAGACTATATCAAAAACTATATCATCAGTATCATCAGAGAACACGGAATAAAAGCTTCCGTACATAAAGAGGCGGGAAAGATCGTCTGTGCTCTGGCATCGGGACATAAGGACCTGCAAGGTTGTGTCGATGCGATAGCACGGCGTCTGCCGGCATCCTGTTTCTTAACGGGCAGTGCGCACTATGAAACAAAGGAGGAACCGCAAAGCCTTCCCTCATACGAGATACGCTATCCGCTGGGTCTTGGCCTGTGCCCCTCCTGCCAAAAAGAGATCTTCGATCCCTCTTCGCGCAGATATTATTACCCCTTCACTCCTGCAGCCACTGCGCAGGACAGTACGGATTTTTTACGGGCTTTCCCTATGAGCGCAAGAACACCTCTTTTAAGTTCTTTCAGGCCTGCGGGGAGTGCGAGTCTGAGATAAACGGCGTGGGGATCAGAGAAGCCCATAGGATCAACAGCTGCCATAAATGCGGCGTACCCGTGAGGCTGGTGCATAAAGGCAAAGAGCGCTACGCAAACGACGCGGGAAGTTTTAGGACGATGTTTGAGGTCGCGGCAAAAGCGCTGCTTGACGATAAACGCCTCCTCGTCAAGACGGCCATGGGGTACAGACTCTTTTATAAGAGCGAACATGCACACAAGAGTTCGATCCTTATGATGATCAATGCCAAAAAGATCACGGAGTATCTCTCCCTGATAGATCAGGAGTTCAACGCGCTGCTTTGCATCGAGCGGCCGATCCTGCATATGGCCCTAAAAGAGGAGGGGTTAAAAAGAGCACTGGGAAACACCGCCGATGTCAAATACCCCGACGAAGGCTTTACCGTCCTGCTTGCAAAAGAGCTGCAAACACTGGGTACGGATCATATCTGCTACGAAGAGGCCCTCAGCGATACTCCTTGTGACATGGTGATGGATCATGATCTGGAGGTGACCCCAAAAAGAGCTGCGGCTCTTTATCGACAAGGATATCCGCTTCATCGCCGAAGGAGAGCGGGTATCCTTCCCCTCTGCACTTTTTCCCGCAACCGATACTCTGAGCATCGCCCATGAGCTTATAGGCATAAAAGAGGGAGATGAGATGCTCTTTGACAAGATGGAGCATTTCAAATCCGCCCATGTCTCAAAAGCGGTCGTCCTTGAAGGAGAGGATAAAGAGCGGTGGCACTCCGAGCAGACCTCTATGCATCAGGATGAAGCCTCTTTTATGTCGGTGATCGCAGAACACGGTCTATTTGGCACAAGCTGCGTGGGGACATACTTCGACGAGGAGGCCTCTTTTTTATACTATGACGGTAAGAAAGTGATACGCGTCGTTCCTCCCCGCGACTTTAACGCTGCTGATCTTTTAGAGAGGATGGCTGCTTTACGGGAGGGGTCCGAGCGTCTGGTGAATAACCTCAAAGCCAAACTTCCCGCCGTGTATCAAAAACTCGAGCTTCTCCAAGAGAGGGGCAGCATAGACCTCTTTGAAGCCACGGCCGTCATACTGGGGCTTGATGAGCAGAACATGCGCGGTGTCACCAAAGAGGCGCTGAAGTTCATCGGCAAAGGGGGTATCCAGATAGACACCCATGTCAAAGACAACCGCTTCGATCATATCGCGTTTCTCTCGAGCATAGTGAGCTATCAGCTCGGCGGTGTAGAGAGCGTGCTTTTGAGCTACTCCATATTCGAATCCCTCGGGGATTATTTCAGCGAGCTGATACAGGAGATAAAGACAAAGACCAAAGCAAAGAACGTCATCCTCTGCGGCAGCCACTTCGCCAACCTCTCCCTTTTCAGCCGTATGCACAGAAACCTCAAACAGACGCCTTTTTTTATGAACGTCAACTATCCCATAGGCAAGGAGAATGCCGTTGTCGGCGGAGCCTATCTCTAAAAGAGCGCGCATCAGGGTCAAAGGGGTGGTCCAGGGGGTCGGGTTTCGTCCGTTTGTCTATCAGCTGGCTTTAAAACATTCTCTTGAAGGCTTCGTGCGTAACGATGCCCATGGTGTCCTGATAGAGGTGCAGGGAGAAGAGACCTCTCTTGCTTTGTTCATAAAAAAGCTCAGCGAGGAGTCTCCCGTACTTTCAAAAGTAGAGAGCGTGACAAGCGGGGATATTCCCCTTAAAGACACAAGCGGCTTTCGTATAGAGCTTTCGGATGAAAAGCTCTCAAAGCTTACGATGGTCTCGCCAGATATCGCCGTGTGCGAAAAATGCAAAGAGGAGATGAGCAATCCTGCCAATCGCAGATATGCTTACCCCTTTATCAACTGTACCGACTGCGGGCCGAGATACTCCATCATCAAAGAGCTTCCCTACGACAGACCCTACACCTCTATGAACAGCTTTAAGATGTGTGAAGCATGTAAAAAAGAGTATGACGACCCTGTAAACAGACGCTACCACGCCCAGCCCATAAGCTGTCCAGATTGCGGCCCGAGGCTTTATCTTTTAGACAAAGAGGCTAACAGAACGGCAGAAGACTCCGAGGCAATCTCACTCGCCGCAAAGCTCATAAATGAGGGGAAGATACTGGCCCTAAAAGGACTCGGCGGATTTCATCTGGTGTGCGACGCTTCAAGCGATGAAGCGGTATCGGCTCTAAGAGAGAGAAAAAGACGCCCGAACAAACCTCTGGCGGTGATGTTTGAAGATATCCAAGCGATAAGAAAAGAGGCTCTCATCGACGATGTACAGCAAAGACTTATCCTCTCTAAAGAACACCCCATAGTAATAGTCGCCAAACATCCCCGCGGCACTCTTAGTAAGTATGTGGCGCCCGATATTGACAGAGTGGGAGTGTTTCTGCCCTATACACCGCTGCATATCCTTCTGTTAAAACAGCTCAAAAAACCCATGGTAGCCACCAGCGCGAACCTGAGCGATGCGCCTATTATCACGGATGAAAAAGATATCTTTAAAAAACTGGGCGGTGTGATAGACGCCGTACTCTCGTATGACAGAGAGATCGTAAACGGATGCGATGACAGCGTAGCGCAGACGGTTAGAGATAAGAACCTCTTTATGCGTCTTGCAAGAGGGTACACTCCAAAGAGCTTTCTGCTCCCAAAGAAAAGCAACAAGAGGATACTCGCGGTGGGTGCGAACCAGAAGAGCACTCTTGCCTTGGCGTTTGGCGATCATATCATCCTTTCTCCCCATATCGGAGACCTGGACTCTCTTGATGCGTTTGAATATTTTACAAGGACACTGGAAACTTTTAAGAGGTTCTATGACTTTGCTCCAGACATCATCGTCTGCGACAAGCATCCGGAGTACGAAACGAGTAAATGGGCGAAGCAGATGATAAAAGAGAATCCAAATATAGAGCTTATAGAGGTACAGCACCATTACGCCCATGCCCTTGCCTGCATGGCGGAGTACTCTTTGGATGAAAAGGTGCTGGCTTTTTGCTTTGACGGTACGGGATACGCAGACGATGGAACGATCTGGGGAGGAGAGGTCCTCATAGCAGATACGCAAAGCTATGAAAGAGTTTATCACCTAAAGGAGTTTCGTCTGATCGGCGGAAGCAGGGCGGTAAAAGAACCAAGACGCGCCGCACTCTCCCTGCTGTTTGAATGCTATGGCTTAGAAGAGGTGCTTGCTCTTGAGAACGAGACGGTAAAAAGCTTTACGCCCGAAGAGATAAGGAACCTTCACAGGGTGTGGCAAAAAGGGATCAACTCCCCGTATACCAGCTCCATGGGAAGAGTGTTCGATGCGGCGGCTTCTTTGCTGGGGGTGATACAAAAGCTTGATTACGAGGGGCACAGCGGTCTGCTTTTAGAGAGTATCACCGAGAGTGTGGATAAAAAGAAGAAGTTCGGCTACACGATAGAGGATAAAGCGATCGATATTTCGCAGATGATAAAAGAGATAACACGGCTTCAAGATGCAAAGAGGGGTGCGGGTATGCTCATCTCAACGATTGTAAATATTATATTGGATATAGTACAAAGATATCCGCAGTTTGCAGTGGTGCTGTGCGGAGGCGTGTTTCAAAACAGGGTGCTGGTAGACAACCTTATCGAGGTCTTCGAAGAAAGAAAGATCAGATACTACATACAAGAGAAGACCCCGGTTAACGACGCATCCATCCCTTTGGGGCAGATCTGGAAAGCGGTGTACAGGAGAGATCGATGAATAAAGACGTTGCGATAATCGGTTCTGGAAATGCCTTTTTTAAAGATGAGGGCGTAGGTCTGTATGCCGTGAAATATCTCAAAGAAAACTATGAGTTCACCCCTGAAATAGAGTTTGTCGACGGCGGGACGCTGGGTTTCTTGCTTATGCCTCTGCTGCAGGAATACAAAGAGGTAGTCATCGTAAACACGGCCTCAGAAGAGGGCAAAGAAGCAGGCAAGATAACAGTGAAAAGCTGCAACGAATTTCTTGAGGGTACGCTTGTCAAAAAAACGGCAAACGAGGTCGAGATCGCAGAGATGCTGCAGATATGCTCTATGGCTGAGTATATGGCAGACACCGTTTTGGTGAGCATCGTTCCCGAAGATATCATCAGTGTGGAAGTGGGGCTGACGACTGCTTTGAGAGATATCTGGCAGGATTATATAAACACCGTCCTAGAGGTATTGCAGCAAAGCGGAGTAAAAGCCAAAAGGCGTGAGGATAAAATCTCTTTGGACGATATACTGCATACTTTTGCATACCCGAGCATCGAGCATGGCAGAGGGTTTTAGCTTTATCCTTTTTTATTAACCAGAGCCTGCCAAAAAGGATAGACCTCGCAGCCTACACAAAAAGCGAACAGTGCTTCAAGCAAAGCACATCCGGTCAAAATGGCTACGATAAACGTTGAAACATGGATGAATCCAAACAAATAAGAGCTCATAGCGCCGATAACAAAGATCAGCCCGATCTTTGCCGCGAACTGTTTGGGACCCGCATCGACTTCATGTATCTTTAATGAGGATAATCTGACAAGAAACCGGCTGAACAGAAACAGCGGACTGAGCGTTTTATATCCCGCCACTCTTACAAAAAAATCATAAAACAGGATAACAAGCCAGACAAGATCGGCAGAAAAAACAAAGATCAGACCAAAAACGGATACGAGACCGGCATGCATCCTGATGGCGGTCTCATCTATTTTTCTATAAGTAATAGGGCATGCTTTGAGCATCTTTTCTCCTTTGAATATTTTTGACGGGTAACGGTCATGACGGAAGAATTATAAGTGAATACCTATTCATTGTCAATGAGATGATCAAATATGTATTTTTAACTTACACGGTAATATGAGAGAAGAGGCTTTTCAAGGGGTTTACTGAGGCTATTGGAATTTGATTTTATACCATATCATTTTAATCCGGATTGTCCGGATTATCTTTTGGGATTTTTAAAAGTTTCTATAATATCGTCTAAAGACACTGCATCGTCGTGTTTTTCTACTATGATGTTTTCTTTTTGCAGTATCTTTATGATGGTATCGATATAAGTCAAAAAAGATTCCCGTAACTTTGGAGTCAGGCCTATGCCGACTTTTACGGTATCGGGTACTATTCCCAAAACGCTTGACTTTGGCAGAGGCCTGCCCATCAGCTCAAGCATATCGATGCATTGCATCACCCCGACTTCGTGCGCACCTCCGGAGTTTATGCCGTACCCGCTGATCTCGCTTGAGGGGATATGGTAGATGCTGCCGGGCTTATCATCTATGTTTATGGCATCCAGGATGAGAATAGAGTCGTTTTCCATAAAGAGGTTGAGAAGATTGATCCCCTCGACTCCGCCGTTTATGATCTTTATCTCAGGCGTAAAACGGTAGTTTTTCTCCAAGTATGACGTGGCATAGACTGCGATCCCGTCATCGAGTTCTAAAATATTGCCGACGCCCAGAACAATAAATTTCATCTTACTCATTTTTTTCTCCCCAAGACATCTTATTCAAATAAATATTTTATAGTATTTAGTCCTAAAAATATATAAGAAATCAAAAGATTTATGTTTCTTTTACATAAATATACTATAATTTTTTTAAATCTGAATGAATATTCACCGTAAAGGAGTTGAGTATGGAATTAGGGTACGTTCTTATATTCTGGTACGGCATACTTCATGCATTTGGTCCCGACCATCTGACCGCGATCGCAGACTTTTCCATAGGAAAATCCATGAAAAAGACCTTTTTGATCACGGTGATGTTTGCATTCGGACATGGGATGATGCTGTTTGTATTTGCAAAACTTTTGCAGGAGTATTCTTTACCTGCTTCGGTGACAAAGTACGGCGATATGATCTCCTCTGCCGTCATCATCGGGATGGGCGTTTATCTGCTTTATCTGGTAGCGGCGAACAAGATACATGTAAACAGACACTTCCATGGAGGAGAGGAGCATGTGCATATCTACTTTGGCAAAGAGCATACGCATTCAAACAGGGCGGACACCTCTTCTGCATTGACGATGGGCGCTTTGATGGGGATGGGCGGAGTTCGCGGAATGCTGGTCACTTTGGGCATGCTTCACGGTGCGGCGGTAGATTCGACGATGGTTCTGGCGTTTGTCGTGGGCGTTTCTTTAGTATTTATAGGTTTTGGAGCTGTTATACTTCAGATCAACAATCATCTTTTGGCGAACACGAAAAATGTCCGCAGGGTATTTGCGACGGCGGGAGTCATCTCTTTGGTCGTAGGTGCTCAGGTATGGATAGCATAATAACTAAAAAAGGAAACAAATATGTGTAAAGATTGCGGCTGCAGCATAACGGAGCATAGCCATTCGCATGGCGGACATCACCACGGACATGGGCATCATCACGATCATCACGAAGATTCGCACAGACATCAAGAGGCGCACAAACATCTGCATGACAATCCGCAGCTTAACGATGCAAAAACCATAGCCGTCATTACGAAGATACTGGATAAAAACGACCATGAAGCTGCGCATAACAGAGAGCATTTCGATGAACACGGCGTGCTTTGCATAAATCTTATGAGCTCTCCGGGAAGCGGAAAGACGACTCTGCTTGAGCATATGGCGGAGCTGGCGTCTTTTAAGTTCGGTGTGGTCGAGGGAGACCTCGAAACCAGCCGTGATGCCGACAGACTCAAAGCAAAAGGGGTGCAGGCGCATCAGATACAAACGGGTTCGGCATGCCATCTGGATGCGTTCATGGTGCATAAAGCGCTGCATCATATGGATATGGATACTATGGACGTCTGTTTTGTGGAAAACGTTGGCAACCTCGTATGTCCGGCTTCGTATGACGTGGGGAGCCACTTAAACATCGTACTTGTTTCGGTGCCCGAGGGCAACGACAAGATAGAGAAATATCCCGTGATGTTTCGTCAAGCCGATCTGGTGCTCATAACAAAGATCGACCTTCTGCCGTACTTCGATTATGACGTCGAGCATGAAAAGACGGAAGCCAGAAAACTCAAGCCGGGCGTGGACATTTTAGAGGTCAATATAAAAGATAAAGAATCCGTCCAAAGAGTCATAGACTGGATAGAGTTCAAAAGAAAGATGAGAGGTTAGTATGTGTTTGTCTATTCCGAGTAAAGTCGTGCAGATCGATAAAGAGCAAAACGTCGCGGTGGTGGATACCATGGGAGTGACGAGAAAAGCGGGGCTTGACCTTGTCGAAGAGGGAAGCATAGAGGTAGGCGATTATGTCCTGATCCACATAGGTTTCGTTATGAACAAGATAGACGAAGAGGACGCTATGGAGTCTTTGAAGGTCTACAACGAAATACTCGAAAAGCTCGATGAACAGGAGCGGGAAAAACTTGTTTTAGAAGACGACGACTGCGGCAACAGGACGACATGATGAGCACTTTACAGTTAAAAGACCTCTATGACGGATTTCGCGATCCGGGTGTCATAAGAGGACTCGCCAAGCTCATAAACGAGGAAGCCAAACTGCTCGGCCGTCCCATAAACATCATGGAGGTGTGCGGCGGTCATACGCATTCGATCATGAAGTACGGCCTCCCTCAGCTGATGCCGGGCAACATCAAGTTCATCCACGGCCCGGGATGTCCCGTGTGCATCATGCCAAAAGAGCGCATCGACCATGCGTATGTTTTGAGTCAGCAAGACGACGTCATACTCGTTACTTTGGGGGACATGATAAAAGTACCCGGCAGCAAAGGCTCACTGCAAGACGCCAGAGCAAAAGGGGCGGACGTGCGTTTTGTCTATTCCCCTTTGGATGCCGTAAAGATCGCTTTGGAAAACCCTGAAAAAAAAGTGGTGTTTTTTGCCATCGGCTTCGAGACGACCGCACCCATGACCGTGGCTCTCATCGATACGGTCTTAAAACGCGGTATCAAAAACATCTTTTTTCATATAAACCATGTGACGGTGCCTGAGGTGATGGTGGAGCTCATAGACAGCCGTGACGAACATGTTGACAGTTACAACAACAGGATAGACGCCTTTTTGGGACCGAGCCATGTGAGCGTCATCACGGGTGCAAAGATATACGAGAAGTTTCCAAAAGAGTACAACCGTCCGGTCGTCGTATCGGGGTTCGAGCCCGTTGACGTGATGGAAGCGATCCTGATGCTCATCCGCCAGTTCAATGAAGAGCGCTGCGAACTTGAGATACAGTACAAAAGGCTGGTCTCGCACGAGGGAAATCTCAAAGCGCAGCAGCTGATAGAAAAGTATTTTGAAAAAGCGGATCTTTTTAAATGGCGCGGGCTTGGAAACATACCTCAAAGCGGATACAGGCTCAAAAGCATCTACGAAGAGCTCGATGCCGAAAAACTTTACGCGGACATCCTGCCAAAAGAGGAGATCGAAGACCACAAGCTATGCATCTGCGGCGATATACTCCGCGGTATGGCAAATCCGCCAGAATGCACGATATTCGGCACGGCATGCAAGCCCAGCTCGCCGCTCGGGAGCTGTATGGTAAGTTCTGAAGGCGCATGTGCGGCGTACTATAAGTATGGGAATCTGATTAGTTAATGTTAAATACAATCTACGAATATAGTGAAGTTACGGATACAAAGCTAAAAGACTACATTGTCGCTACACCGCAACTTCACAAATATTTCAAGTTTGATTGGAATGTATTAAAGACAAAGCAGTATTGCGGGATATTGAATTTTGAAGGTAAAAATTTTTATCTGCTTCCAAAGATAGCGTATAAAAATGATGCTGAAACAAATTTAGATATCTTCATTTATATGCTGATGTATGCTTATGATATCAAGCTTGAAAACGAGGATATAGCCTCTTGCAAGAATGAAAAAAATAATACTATTTTAGAAGTTTTTATACAACTTTTTGCCCGTAATCTTTTTCATGAGTTTCAGCGTGGAATCTACAAAGAGTACATCACCGAACAAGATAATCTCACAACTCTTAGAGGCAAGTACCTTGTCAATGAAAACCTCAAATACAACTTCATAAAAAACAAGATATATTGCGAATATGATGAGTTTAGTATGAACAATGCGCTCAACCAATTTTTCTTATACGCCGTAAAAACACTGCTTCCGTTTACGAAAAACAAAAAGCTTTTAAAACAGTGTGAACTCGTCCTTGATGAAGTGGAATATAGCACTTTAGATATCAATACCTTATATGTAAGTTTCAATAGGCTTAACAGCAGGTTTCAAGAGAGTTTTGAATTTGCAAAATTGCTTTTAAACAAGTCTGTTCCGCTCTTTTCAAAAGACAAAAAGAGCTTTGCTTTTTTATTTGACATGAATGTGCTTTTTGAGCGTTTTGTAGGTAAAATGGTTCAAGAACTAAAACCGGGTACACAACTTCAAAATGAAAAAAGGTTCGCAGACTTGACATTAAAACCGGATATCATCATAAACGACACCATCATAGACACGAAGTACAAAAAGTTAAACTCAAAAGAGGACATAAAACAAAGCGACAAATACCAGATGTTCGCCTACGGCAAAAACTACGGTAAGACAAATACGATGCTTTTATATCCGAAGCATTTGGAGCATTTTGATTATGAATTGAAATTGGGAGAAGTGATGTTACATGTAAAGAGTTTGGATTTGGATTGTGAAGAGTGTGGGTATGGAAAATATGTTGAAATTATGAAA is a genomic window containing:
- a CDS encoding cytochrome b/b6 domain-containing protein, which codes for MNSEHKQVRRMTSAGRIIHWANAISMVVAIITGLYIGHPYYQTLIADGAVDKYVMAWNRWGHFIVAIIFDVTSVVIAYLYFFSRFEKAYKKVIPTAKNVSEFFEVFLNLVTLNRRKKFDSAHTDSFNSVYFLIFHLLLVWMLFTGLQLYVSGLESGISSIGNWWPWMLHLTTDWTLVVTGGTIMDVRIAHHYSMWYIVAWVMFHIYYQIWRTVFWKEGDIAIVFGGSKFVKEN
- the hypF gene encoding carbamoyltransferase HypF; translated protein: MPLSAEPISKRARIRVKGVVQGVGFRPFVYQLALKHSLEGFVRNDAHGVLIEVQGEETSLALFIKKLSEESPVLSKVESVTSGDIPLKDTSGFRIELSDEKLSKLTMVSPDIAVCEKCKEEMSNPANRRYAYPFINCTDCGPRYSIIKELPYDRPYTSMNSFKMCEACKKEYDDPVNRRYHAQPISCPDCGPRLYLLDKEANRTAEDSEAISLAAKLINEGKILALKGLGGFHLVCDASSDEAVSALRERKRRPNKPLAVMFEDIQAIRKEALIDDVQQRLILSKEHPIVIVAKHPRGTLSKYVAPDIDRVGVFLPYTPLHILLLKQLKKPMVATSANLSDAPIITDEKDIFKKLGGVIDAVLSYDREIVNGCDDSVAQTVRDKNLFMRLARGYTPKSFLLPKKSNKRILAVGANQKSTLALAFGDHIILSPHIGDLDSLDAFEYFTRTLETFKRFYDFAPDIIVCDKHPEYETSKWAKQMIKENPNIELIEVQHHYAHALACMAEYSLDEKVLAFCFDGTGYADDGTIWGGEVLIADTQSYERVYHLKEFRLIGGSRAVKEPRRAALSLLFECYGLEEVLALENETVKSFTPEEIRNLHRVWQKGINSPYTSSMGRVFDAAASLLGVIQKLDYEGHSGLLLESITESVDKKKKFGYTIEDKAIDISQMIKEITRLQDAKRGAGMLISTIVNIILDIVQRYPQFAVVLCGGVFQNRVLVDNLIEVFEERKIRYYIQEKTPVNDASIPLGQIWKAVYRRDR
- a CDS encoding hydrogenase maturation protease, with the translated sequence MNKDVAIIGSGNAFFKDEGVGLYAVKYLKENYEFTPEIEFVDGGTLGFLLMPLLQEYKEVVIVNTASEEGKEAGKITVKSCNEFLEGTLVKKTANEVEIAEMLQICSMAEYMADTVLVSIVPEDIISVEVGLTTALRDIWQDYINTVLEVLQQSGVKAKRREDKISLDDILHTFAYPSIEHGRGF
- a CDS encoding DUF4395 domain-containing protein; this encodes MLKACPITYRKIDETAIRMHAGLVSVFGLIFVFSADLVWLVILFYDFFVRVAGYKTLSPLFLFSRFLVRLSSLKIHEVDAGPKQFAAKIGLIFVIGAMSSYLFGFIHVSTFIVAILTGCALLEALFAFCVGCEVYPFWQALVNKKG
- a CDS encoding HyaD/HybD family hydrogenase maturation endopeptidase translates to MSKMKFIVLGVGNILELDDGIAVYATSYLEKNYRFTPEIKIINGGVEGINLLNLFMENDSILILDAINIDDKPGSIYHIPSSEISGYGINSGGAHEVGVMQCIDMLELMGRPLPKSSVLGIVPDTVKVGIGLTPKLRESFLTYIDTIIKILQKENIIVEKHDDAVSLDDIIETFKNPKR
- the hypB gene encoding hydrogenase nickel incorporation protein HypB, which codes for MCKDCGCSITEHSHSHGGHHHGHGHHHDHHEDSHRHQEAHKHLHDNPQLNDAKTIAVITKILDKNDHEAAHNREHFDEHGVLCINLMSSPGSGKTTLLEHMAELASFKFGVVEGDLETSRDADRLKAKGVQAHQIQTGSACHLDAFMVHKALHHMDMDTMDVCFVENVGNLVCPASYDVGSHLNIVLVSVPEGNDKIEKYPVMFRQADLVLITKIDLLPYFDYDVEHEKTEARKLKPGVDILEVNIKDKESVQRVIDWIEFKRKMRG
- the hypC gene encoding HypC/HybG/HupF family hydrogenase formation chaperone translates to MCLSIPSKVVQIDKEQNVAVVDTMGVTRKAGLDLVEEGSIEVGDYVLIHIGFVMNKIDEEDAMESLKVYNEILEKLDEQEREKLVLEDDDCGNRTT
- the hypD gene encoding hydrogenase formation protein HypD; the protein is MSTLQLKDLYDGFRDPGVIRGLAKLINEEAKLLGRPINIMEVCGGHTHSIMKYGLPQLMPGNIKFIHGPGCPVCIMPKERIDHAYVLSQQDDVILVTLGDMIKVPGSKGSLQDARAKGADVRFVYSPLDAVKIALENPEKKVVFFAIGFETTAPMTVALIDTVLKRGIKNIFFHINHVTVPEVMVELIDSRDEHVDSYNNRIDAFLGPSHVSVITGAKIYEKFPKEYNRPVVVSGFEPVDVMEAILMLIRQFNEERCELEIQYKRLVSHEGNLKAQQLIEKYFEKADLFKWRGLGNIPQSGYRLKSIYEELDAEKLYADILPKEEIEDHKLCICGDILRGMANPPECTIFGTACKPSSPLGSCMVSSEGACAAYYKYGNLIS
- a CDS encoding restriction endonuclease translates to MLNTIYEYSEVTDTKLKDYIVATPQLHKYFKFDWNVLKTKQYCGILNFEGKNFYLLPKIAYKNDAETNLDIFIYMLMYAYDIKLENEDIASCKNEKNNTILEVFIQLFARNLFHEFQRGIYKEYITEQDNLTTLRGKYLVNENLKYNFIKNKIYCEYDEFSMNNALNQFFLYAVKTLLPFTKNKKLLKQCELVLDEVEYSTLDINTLYVSFNRLNSRFQESFEFAKLLLNKSVPLFSKDKKSFAFLFDMNVLFERFVGKMVQELKPGTQLQNEKRFADLTLKPDIIINDTIIDTKYKKLNSKEDIKQSDKYQMFAYGKNYGKTNTMLLYPKHLEHFDYELKLGEVMLHVKSLDLDCEECGYGKYVEIMKIRMENLF